One Bacillus amyloliquefaciens DSM 7 = ATCC 23350 DNA window includes the following coding sequences:
- a CDS encoding YerC/YecD family TrpR-related protein has translation MQIDKLRGKELDQLFLSILSLKDLEECYRFFDDLCTINEIQSLAQRLEVARMLREGNTYHKIESETGASTATISRVKRCLNYGNDAYEMALDRVNKGESSSAT, from the coding sequence ATGCAAATCGATAAATTACGCGGAAAAGAACTGGACCAGTTATTCTTATCTATTTTATCGCTGAAAGATCTGGAGGAATGCTATCGTTTCTTTGATGATCTTTGTACGATTAATGAAATCCAATCGCTGGCGCAGCGTTTGGAAGTGGCAAGAATGCTCCGCGAAGGAAACACGTATCACAAAATAGAAAGTGAAACGGGTGCTTCAACAGCGACGATTTCCCGGGTGAAACGCTGCTTAAATTATGGCAACGACGCCTATGAAATGGCGCTTGACCGTGTAAACAAAGGAGAATCCTCCTCAGCAACGTAA
- a CDS encoding heptaprenylglyceryl phosphate synthase, translating into MYDVNEWKHVFKLDPNKDLPDEQLERLCESGTDAIVIGGSDNITEDNVLRLMSKVRRFLVPCVLEVSTIDSIVPGFDLYFIPSVLNSKNADWIVGMHHQAMKEYGELMSMEEIVTEGYCIVNPDCKAAALTEADTHIETEDILAYARVAEHLLHLPIFYLEYSGMLADIETVEKTKAVLDKSVLFYGGGIKDAETAERFGRHADVIVVGNAVYEDFDQALKTVAAVKTK; encoded by the coding sequence ATGTACGATGTTAACGAGTGGAAGCACGTTTTTAAACTCGATCCGAATAAAGATTTACCGGATGAACAGCTGGAACGGCTTTGTGAATCAGGGACTGACGCCATTGTGATCGGAGGAAGCGACAATATCACCGAGGACAATGTGCTGAGACTGATGTCAAAGGTGCGGCGTTTTTTAGTGCCGTGCGTACTTGAGGTATCGACGATTGATTCCATTGTGCCCGGATTTGATCTTTATTTCATTCCGAGTGTGCTCAACAGCAAAAATGCGGACTGGATTGTCGGCATGCACCATCAGGCGATGAAAGAATACGGCGAGCTGATGTCCATGGAGGAAATCGTGACGGAGGGCTATTGCATCGTCAACCCTGATTGTAAAGCGGCCGCTTTGACGGAGGCGGATACACATATAGAAACAGAAGATATTCTCGCTTATGCGCGGGTCGCGGAGCATTTGCTTCATCTTCCGATTTTTTATTTGGAATACAGCGGAATGCTGGCGGACATAGAAACGGTGGAGAAAACGAAAGCTGTGCTGGACAAGTCCGTCCTGTTTTACGGAGGCGGCATTAAAGATGCGGAAACGGCGGAACGGTTCGGCCGCCATGCCGATGTCATTGTTGTAGGAAATGCCGTATATGAAGATTTTGATCAGGCGCTCAAAACGGTGGCGGCTGTAAAGACGAAGTAG
- the purH gene encoding bifunctional phosphoribosylaminoimidazolecarboxamide formyltransferase/IMP cyclohydrolase, translated as MTIKRALISVSDKTNLVPFVKELTELGVEVISTGGTKKLLQENGVDVIGISEVTGFPEIMDGRLKTLHPNIHGGLLAVRDNEEHMAQINEHGIAPIDLVVVNLYPFKETISKEDVTYDEAIENIDIGGPGMLRAASKNHQDVTVITDPADYSSVLNEIKEHGGVSLKRKRELAAKVFRHTAAYDALIADYLTHEAGEKDPEQFTVTFEKKQSLRYGENPHQEAVFYQSALPVSGSIAAAKQLHGKELSYNNIKDADATVQIVREFTEPAAVAVKHMNPCGVGTGASIEEAFNKAYEADKTSIFGGIIALNREVDQATAEALHGIFLEIIIAPSFSEEALNVLTSKKNLRLLTLDVNAAGKKEKQLTSVQGGLLIQDLDVHGFDDAKISIPTKREPSEQEWEDLKLAWKVVKHVKSNAIVLAKDHMTVGVGAGQMNRVGSAKIAIEQAGEKAKGSALGSDAFFPMPDTVEEAAKAGVTAIIQPGGSVRDEDSIKKADEYGIAMVFTGIRHFKH; from the coding sequence ATGACAATCAAACGCGCACTAATCAGTGTTTCTGATAAAACAAATCTTGTACCTTTCGTAAAGGAACTGACAGAGCTCGGCGTCGAAGTCATTTCGACCGGAGGAACAAAAAAACTTCTCCAGGAAAACGGTGTGGATGTCATCGGCATTTCGGAAGTGACCGGATTTCCTGAAATTATGGACGGACGGTTAAAAACGCTCCATCCTAATATTCACGGCGGCCTGCTTGCCGTAAGAGACAATGAAGAGCATATGGCGCAGATCAATGAACACGGCATTGCACCCATTGATCTTGTGGTCGTCAACCTTTACCCGTTTAAAGAAACGATTTCAAAAGAAGACGTGACATACGATGAAGCGATAGAAAACATTGATATCGGCGGTCCCGGCATGCTGCGCGCCGCATCGAAAAACCATCAGGATGTGACGGTCATCACGGACCCGGCCGATTACAGCTCCGTGCTCAATGAGATCAAAGAACACGGCGGCGTTTCGCTTAAAAGAAAACGCGAGCTTGCGGCCAAAGTATTCCGCCACACCGCGGCATACGACGCATTAATCGCCGATTACTTAACACACGAGGCCGGTGAGAAAGACCCTGAGCAATTCACCGTTACATTTGAGAAAAAACAATCGCTCCGCTACGGCGAAAACCCTCACCAAGAGGCTGTTTTCTATCAAAGCGCACTGCCTGTCTCCGGTTCCATTGCGGCGGCAAAACAGCTTCACGGCAAAGAGCTTTCTTACAACAACATTAAAGACGCGGATGCGACCGTTCAAATCGTCCGGGAATTTACAGAACCCGCTGCTGTTGCCGTTAAACATATGAACCCATGCGGAGTCGGTACGGGAGCTTCAATTGAGGAAGCGTTCAATAAAGCATATGAAGCAGACAAAACGTCCATTTTCGGCGGCATCATCGCGCTGAACCGTGAAGTTGATCAGGCAACGGCCGAAGCCCTTCACGGCATCTTTTTAGAAATCATAATCGCCCCTTCTTTCAGTGAAGAAGCGCTGAACGTGCTGACGTCGAAGAAAAATCTTCGTCTGCTCACGCTTGACGTGAATGCAGCAGGGAAGAAAGAAAAACAGCTGACTTCCGTACAGGGCGGCCTTTTGATTCAAGATTTAGACGTGCACGGATTTGATGACGCAAAAATCAGCATTCCGACAAAAAGAGAGCCGAGCGAGCAGGAGTGGGAAGATCTGAAGCTGGCTTGGAAAGTCGTCAAACACGTGAAATCGAACGCAATCGTTCTTGCAAAAGACCATATGACGGTCGGTGTGGGTGCAGGACAGATGAATCGTGTCGGTTCAGCCAAAATCGCCATCGAGCAGGCCGGAGAAAAAGCAAAAGGCAGCGCGCTCGGATCAGACGCGTTTTTCCCGATGCCGGATACGGTCGAAGAAGCCGCAAAAGCGGGCGTCACGGCGATCATCCAGCCCGGCGGATCGGTCCGCGACGAAGATTCAATTAAAAAAGCGGATGAATACGGCATCGCCATGGTCTTCACAGGCATCAGACATTTCAAACATTAA
- the purD gene encoding phosphoribosylamine--glycine ligase, producing MNVLIIGKGGREHTLAWKAAQSPLTDTVYAAPGNDGMADCATLVSIEESDHAGLIAFAKEHHVGLTIIGPEVPLIEGIADDFEKAGLLVFGPSEQAAIIEGSKQFAKDLMKKYGIPTAEYETFTSFEEAKAYVQQKGAPIVIKADGLAAGKGVTVAMTEEEAIECLHDFLEDEKFGEASASVVIEEFLAGEEFSLMAFVKGETVYPMVIAQDHKRAFDGDKGPNTGGMGAYSPVPHISDDIVKSAVETIVKPAAKAMVKEGRSFTGVLYAGLILTENGSKVIEFNARFGDPETQVVVPRMESDLIQVLLDLLHEKDVDLRWKDTAAVSVVLASEGYPEGYAKGTPIGSLTSAEDGIAVFHAGTKKDGDQFVTNGGRVANVTAFAETFEEARDKVYSAVSGLTKPGLFYRSDIGVRALKASLR from the coding sequence GTGAATGTATTGATTATCGGTAAAGGCGGCAGAGAGCATACATTGGCTTGGAAAGCGGCGCAAAGCCCGCTTACTGACACGGTGTACGCCGCGCCCGGAAATGACGGTATGGCAGACTGCGCGACGCTGGTCAGCATCGAAGAAAGCGATCATGCCGGACTCATTGCCTTTGCGAAAGAACATCATGTCGGCCTGACGATTATCGGCCCCGAGGTTCCTCTCATTGAAGGGATAGCGGACGATTTTGAAAAAGCCGGACTCCTTGTTTTCGGACCGTCCGAACAAGCGGCAATCATTGAAGGAAGCAAACAGTTTGCGAAAGATTTAATGAAAAAATACGGTATACCGACGGCGGAGTATGAGACGTTTACTTCATTTGAAGAGGCGAAAGCATATGTGCAGCAGAAAGGCGCGCCGATTGTCATTAAAGCGGACGGGCTTGCCGCCGGAAAAGGTGTGACGGTCGCGATGACGGAAGAGGAAGCGATTGAATGCCTTCATGATTTTCTCGAGGATGAGAAATTCGGCGAGGCGAGCGCATCCGTGGTCATTGAAGAATTTCTCGCCGGTGAAGAATTTTCCTTAATGGCGTTTGTAAAAGGGGAGACCGTCTATCCGATGGTGATCGCCCAAGACCATAAACGCGCCTTCGACGGAGACAAAGGGCCGAATACGGGCGGAATGGGCGCCTACTCACCGGTGCCGCACATTTCCGATGACATCGTCAAAAGCGCTGTCGAAACGATTGTGAAGCCGGCGGCAAAAGCTATGGTGAAAGAGGGACGCTCCTTCACAGGCGTGCTGTACGCGGGGCTGATTCTGACGGAAAACGGATCAAAAGTCATTGAATTCAACGCGCGCTTCGGTGATCCGGAAACACAGGTTGTGGTGCCGAGAATGGAATCAGACCTCATTCAGGTGCTTTTGGATCTGCTTCATGAGAAGGATGTTGACCTAAGGTGGAAGGATACGGCCGCTGTCAGCGTTGTGCTGGCTTCTGAGGGCTATCCTGAAGGCTATGCGAAAGGGACACCGATCGGCAGTTTGACATCCGCTGAAGACGGGATCGCCGTTTTTCATGCCGGAACGAAAAAAGACGGCGATCAATTTGTCACAAACGGCGGCCGGGTCGCCAATGTCACGGCATTTGCTGAGACATTTGAAGAGGCGAGAGATAAAGTGTACAGCGCCGTTTCCGGTCTGACAAAACCCGGACTGTTTTACAGAAGCGATATCGGCGTCCGTGCGCTGAAAGCATCGCTGCGATAA
- a CDS encoding DUF2892 domain-containing protein — MKPNISLLNAVMRITCGLTILSAASAKYTRKPWCKMHLFCMMMGAMKAASGILRFCPVTYMFQAGMNQDDSRQ; from the coding sequence ATGAAACCGAATATCAGTTTATTAAACGCCGTTATGCGAATCACTTGCGGCCTTACCATTTTGTCTGCTGCGTCAGCAAAATACACGAGAAAACCGTGGTGCAAAATGCATCTTTTCTGTATGATGATGGGCGCAATGAAAGCGGCGTCCGGCATCCTCCGCTTCTGTCCGGTAACATATATGTTCCAGGCTGGAATGAATCAGGATGACAGCCGCCAGTAA
- a CDS encoding DUF3048 domain-containing protein, which yields MKRWKTVCMLCFAFLLLAACRQNDADQVQPKEAEAPLTGLKTERKLAERRPIAVAVNNHPKARPQSGLSKADVVIEALAEGRITRFLAIFQSEMPETVGPVRSAREYFVTLSSGFNSIFVHHGWSPGAKKQLESGAYDYINGLDFDGSLFWRADFSKPPHNSYTSYDNIRKAAEQKGYKLNEKTKPLPFQTSDAKPGNETYNIRIDYGTQNVTNLVEYDYDKKADAYTRSSDGVKATDRETGKPLAMHNIFIVEAGHRITDKDGRRAIDIQSGGKGLLLQHGDVIESDWEYKDGRILPVKGGEILPFVPGKTWINIVPDLDAASISKGEGV from the coding sequence ATGAAAAGATGGAAAACCGTTTGTATGCTTTGTTTTGCGTTTTTGCTGCTTGCCGCCTGCCGGCAGAATGATGCCGATCAGGTGCAGCCGAAAGAGGCGGAAGCCCCTTTAACAGGGTTGAAAACTGAGCGGAAGCTTGCAGAACGCCGTCCGATTGCAGTCGCAGTGAACAATCATCCGAAGGCGAGGCCCCAATCCGGGCTGTCAAAGGCGGATGTTGTCATCGAAGCGCTGGCAGAGGGCCGGATTACGCGGTTTCTCGCGATTTTTCAGAGTGAGATGCCGGAAACGGTCGGACCTGTGCGGAGCGCGAGGGAATATTTTGTCACCCTCAGCAGCGGATTTAACAGCATATTTGTCCATCATGGCTGGAGTCCCGGCGCTAAAAAGCAGCTGGAGTCCGGAGCTTACGATTATATAAACGGTTTGGATTTTGACGGAAGCCTGTTTTGGAGAGCCGATTTCAGCAAGCCTCCCCACAATTCCTACACGTCTTATGACAATATCAGAAAGGCGGCGGAACAAAAGGGATACAAGCTGAACGAAAAAACAAAACCGCTTCCATTTCAGACATCAGACGCAAAACCCGGAAACGAAACCTACAATATTCGGATAGATTATGGAACACAAAACGTTACAAATCTTGTCGAATACGATTATGATAAAAAAGCTGATGCTTATACAAGAAGCTCTGATGGTGTGAAAGCGACAGACCGGGAGACCGGAAAGCCTTTAGCCATGCACAACATTTTTATTGTTGAAGCCGGCCATCGCATTACAGACAAAGATGGAAGGCGGGCCATCGATATTCAATCAGGGGGAAAGGGCCTCCTGCTTCAGCACGGCGATGTTATTGAGTCAGACTGGGAATATAAAGACGGACGTATTCTGCCCGTAAAAGGCGGTGAGATTCTTCCGTTTGTGCCAGGAAAGACATGGATTAATATCGTGCCTGATCTCGATGCAGCTTCCATTAGTAAAGGAGAAGGTGTTTGA
- a CDS encoding APC family permease yields MNTLRRSLTWVQGTALTIGAVLGCGILILPSVAANTAGPASLAAWLLMSLAAFPIVGTLSALVQKVPSAGGITAYAELAFQKKAGAVSGWIMLGSVPIGVPIIALTGAQYITSVTGAGAGAVTLIAAAMLALSLFLHLRGLQLSAGIGTLIICLIILLLAAAVAVSLPHVTSGSFHPFLPHGWHAAGSAAVMIFFSFVGWEMITPLAEEFKHPKRDIPISLFAAAACVGLLYTLTAYVTVGTHAYGDEKGIASLNLLMANGTGRTGVYITACLALFITFSTVHANIAGFSRMVYAMSREGHIPKYFDRLHQKNRTPVRVLTTLGAIFFTVLLIQWVFQLNPEVLLKGPSAAFIASYVITMAAGLKLLRRFGIGWWSALASLGLCIGIYSFSGWAFCYPILLGLAGLFYNRRK; encoded by the coding sequence ATGAATACGCTGCGCCGCTCTCTCACATGGGTGCAGGGAACCGCATTGACGATAGGGGCTGTTTTGGGGTGCGGGATTTTAATTCTGCCTTCTGTTGCGGCAAATACAGCGGGGCCTGCTTCGCTCGCTGCTTGGCTTTTAATGTCATTGGCGGCTTTTCCGATTGTGGGGACACTCTCCGCCTTGGTGCAGAAAGTGCCGAGTGCAGGAGGGATTACAGCATATGCGGAACTTGCTTTTCAGAAAAAGGCCGGAGCGGTTTCAGGCTGGATCATGCTTGGATCAGTTCCGATCGGCGTCCCGATTATCGCGCTGACCGGTGCTCAGTACATCACAAGCGTCACCGGAGCGGGTGCGGGTGCCGTTACATTGATTGCGGCAGCGATGCTTGCTTTATCTCTGTTTCTTCATTTAAGAGGGCTTCAGCTATCCGCAGGGATCGGCACGCTGATCATTTGTTTGATTATATTGTTGTTAGCCGCGGCTGTTGCCGTTTCACTGCCGCATGTCACGTCCGGCTCTTTTCATCCGTTTCTCCCGCACGGATGGCATGCCGCAGGCTCGGCCGCAGTTATGATCTTTTTCTCCTTTGTCGGCTGGGAAATGATTACGCCGCTTGCCGAAGAGTTTAAACATCCGAAAAGGGATATTCCGATCAGCCTGTTTGCGGCTGCCGCGTGTGTGGGACTGTTATATACGCTGACTGCTTATGTTACGGTCGGAACCCATGCTTACGGAGACGAAAAAGGCATCGCGTCTCTCAATTTGCTGATGGCAAACGGAACGGGGCGGACGGGAGTATACATAACCGCATGTCTGGCGCTGTTTATTACATTCAGCACCGTTCATGCCAATATTGCGGGCTTTTCAAGAATGGTGTATGCGATGTCGCGGGAAGGGCATATTCCGAAATACTTTGACCGGCTGCATCAAAAAAACCGCACCCCTGTGCGTGTGCTGACGACGCTCGGCGCCATATTTTTTACGGTGCTTTTGATTCAATGGGTGTTTCAGCTCAATCCTGAAGTGCTGCTGAAGGGCCCGAGTGCCGCATTTATCGCTTCATACGTCATTACGATGGCGGCCGGGCTCAAGCTGCTGCGCCGCTTCGGTATCGGCTGGTGGTCCGCGCTGGCGTCACTCGGACTTTGTATCGGCATATACAGCTTCAGCGGCTGGGCTTTCTGTTATCCGATCCTTCTCGGACTCGCCGGACTCTTTTATAACAGGAGAAAATAA
- a CDS encoding Lrp/AsnC family transcriptional regulator, with product MDQTDLHILSHLQKNARLTMVELGKLVGLSSPSAAERVKKLEEKGVITGYGANINFEKLNKHVTAFILMEPRNCKHYAAFAGKHPDVIENHRITGMYSYITKVVTESVHTLEDFIDECMSHGKPTTLVVLSSSAFEGALT from the coding sequence ATGGACCAAACAGACTTACATATTTTATCGCATTTGCAGAAAAACGCCCGGCTGACAATGGTGGAGCTCGGCAAGCTTGTCGGGCTCAGCTCTCCAAGCGCCGCTGAACGGGTCAAAAAACTTGAAGAAAAAGGCGTGATCACGGGCTACGGCGCCAATATCAATTTTGAGAAACTGAATAAGCACGTTACGGCTTTTATCCTGATGGAACCGAGAAACTGCAAGCATTATGCCGCATTTGCCGGCAAGCATCCGGATGTTATAGAGAACCACAGAATCACCGGCATGTACAGCTACATCACAAAAGTCGTGACAGAATCCGTCCATACGCTGGAAGACTTTATCGATGAATGCATGTCACACGGCAAGCCGACAACCTTGGTCGTCCTGTCTTCCTCAGCCTTTGAAGGCGCCCTTACGTAA
- a CDS encoding FMN-binding glutamate synthase family protein codes for MEQAIIVLICILIFIILVPAVLLLWIYIRDEKQEEHSVLRNYPVAGKLRYIFEKIGPELRQYLFSNDNEEQPFSRREYEQTVMSGKYKSRMMGFGSERDFDQPGYYIRNALFPKQREELRTDQTPKIDTMVYKIDKDNLLKRSEHREKTKADPYYLHPDDVQVIGRDTCKKPFYVKGLIGQSAMSYGSLGDRAITALSKGLHQAGGTWMNTGEGGLSEYHLKGGADIICQIGPGLFGVRTEEGEFSWEEFKKKSRLEQIKAFELKLAQGAKARGGHIDGSKVTEEIAAIRNVQPGQSIDSPNRFNEFSNVPDMLDFIEELRTVGEKPVGIKIVPGSRKDLEDLISRMSSSGKLPDFITIDGSEGGTGASFHELADSVGLPIMTGLPLVDGLLKTYGIRDKLKIFASGKLLTPDKIAVALALGADFVNIARGMMFSVGCIRAQVCHTNHCPVGVATTDPKLQRALSIEDKQHRVCNYVLSLREGLFHLAAAAGISSPIHFSAEHIVYREEDGSLRELPGLMNMNQHA; via the coding sequence ATGGAACAAGCCATTATCGTACTGATATGTATATTGATTTTTATTATTTTAGTTCCCGCCGTATTGCTGCTTTGGATATACATAAGAGACGAAAAACAGGAAGAACATTCAGTGCTGCGCAATTATCCCGTAGCGGGAAAGCTGCGCTATATATTTGAAAAAATCGGACCAGAACTGCGGCAGTATTTATTCAGCAATGATAACGAAGAACAGCCGTTTTCCCGGAGAGAATATGAACAGACGGTCATGTCGGGAAAGTATAAAAGCAGAATGATGGGCTTCGGGTCAGAACGGGATTTCGATCAGCCGGGCTATTATATCCGGAATGCCCTCTTTCCGAAACAAAGGGAGGAGCTGCGCACAGATCAAACGCCGAAGATCGACACGATGGTATACAAGATTGACAAGGACAACCTGCTGAAACGCAGCGAACACCGCGAAAAAACAAAAGCGGATCCTTATTACCTGCATCCGGACGATGTACAAGTGATCGGCCGTGACACATGCAAGAAACCGTTTTATGTGAAAGGATTAATCGGACAATCAGCGATGAGCTACGGCTCACTTGGCGACCGGGCAATTACCGCCCTGTCAAAAGGGCTGCACCAGGCCGGAGGCACGTGGATGAATACAGGCGAAGGCGGCCTGTCTGAGTATCACCTGAAAGGCGGTGCGGATATTATCTGCCAAATCGGCCCCGGACTGTTCGGCGTCCGTACCGAAGAAGGAGAATTTTCGTGGGAAGAATTTAAGAAAAAAAGCCGTCTCGAACAAATTAAAGCCTTTGAATTAAAGCTTGCGCAAGGAGCGAAAGCAAGAGGCGGGCATATTGACGGTTCAAAGGTTACCGAAGAAATTGCCGCCATCAGAAATGTGCAGCCCGGACAATCCATAGACAGCCCAAACAGGTTCAATGAATTCTCAAATGTTCCGGACATGCTTGATTTTATTGAGGAATTAAGGACTGTCGGTGAAAAACCGGTCGGCATCAAAATTGTCCCGGGCAGCCGAAAAGACCTTGAAGATCTTATTTCCCGTATGAGTTCATCAGGCAAGCTTCCCGACTTTATTACCATTGACGGCAGTGAAGGGGGAACGGGTGCTTCCTTTCATGAGCTGGCGGATTCCGTCGGTCTGCCGATTATGACCGGCCTCCCCCTTGTTGACGGCCTTTTGAAAACATACGGTATAAGAGATAAGCTGAAAATTTTCGCATCCGGAAAGCTGCTCACTCCGGATAAAATCGCCGTCGCCCTCGCGTTAGGCGCGGATTTTGTCAATATTGCCCGGGGAATGATGTTTTCAGTCGGCTGTATCCGCGCTCAAGTATGCCACACCAATCATTGTCCTGTCGGAGTGGCAACAACCGATCCGAAGCTTCAGCGCGCGCTCAGTATCGAAGACAAACAGCACCGCGTCTGCAACTACGTGCTCTCCTTGCGTGAAGGACTGTTTCACCTTGCCGCGGCGGCGGGCATCAGCTCGCCGATTCACTTCTCAGCTGAACACATCGTATACCGAGAGGAAGACGGCAGCCTGAGGGAACTTCCCGGCCTTATGAATATGAATCAGCACGCATAA
- a CDS encoding adenine deaminase codes for MSERTFNWKNKDIRSQADVVDSKLLPTLLLRNALVLNPFLKQWLKKNIWIYGDRIVYVGDELPDAAEHIHTINCEGKYIVPGYIEPHTHPFQIYNPQTLAEYVSQFGTTTFVNDNLFFLLHSGKKKALTILEELKKQPVQYFWWSRYDLQTEVLNEDQLLSFDVRKQWIEHPDVIQGGELTGWPRLMDGDDLMLHCMQATKKLRKRIEGHFPGASEKTLTKMKLFGADSDHEAMNGDEVMRRLELGYYVSLRHSSIRPDLRTILQDLHQKGFRHYDHFFYTTDGASPLFYKGGMTNELIKIALEEGVPAIDAYNMASFNIAKYYQMDDFLGVVGPGRLASLNILDDPMNPDPVTVISKGILLREDGRNMKAFTETDWKKGGLVPLELSYDMKMDDLQFSMPMGVKMRNAVIMEPYMIAIDNSVDQLSFDHDESYLTLLDKHGKWRVNTMLKGFAERVQGFVSSYTTTGDIIAVGKNKEDILLAFSRMKEIGGGIVLAENGKILHEIPLALNGSASAENYEEVLEKEQKLRILLEERGYRFCDPIYTLLFLQSTHLPYIRITPRGIFDVMKKTVLFPSIMR; via the coding sequence ATGTCTGAACGTACCTTTAACTGGAAAAATAAAGACATCAGATCACAGGCGGATGTTGTAGACTCAAAGCTGCTTCCAACGCTACTTTTACGGAACGCTCTCGTTTTAAATCCTTTTTTAAAACAATGGCTGAAAAAGAATATCTGGATTTACGGAGACCGAATTGTATATGTCGGTGATGAGCTTCCTGATGCAGCAGAGCACATTCATACCATAAATTGTGAAGGAAAATACATTGTGCCAGGTTACATTGAACCGCATACACATCCTTTTCAAATATATAATCCCCAAACGCTCGCCGAATATGTGTCTCAATTCGGAACAACGACGTTTGTTAATGATAACTTGTTTTTCCTTTTGCACAGCGGAAAAAAGAAAGCGCTTACCATATTAGAAGAACTGAAAAAACAGCCGGTGCAATATTTCTGGTGGTCCAGATATGATCTGCAGACTGAAGTGCTGAATGAGGACCAGCTTCTTTCTTTTGATGTCCGCAAGCAATGGATTGAGCACCCGGATGTCATTCAAGGCGGAGAATTGACCGGCTGGCCGCGGCTCATGGACGGGGATGACTTGATGCTTCATTGCATGCAGGCGACAAAGAAACTGCGCAAGCGGATCGAAGGGCATTTCCCCGGCGCTTCTGAGAAAACACTTACGAAGATGAAACTGTTCGGCGCTGATTCCGATCATGAGGCGATGAATGGCGATGAGGTGATGAGACGGCTTGAATTGGGCTACTATGTGTCGCTCAGGCATTCATCCATCCGCCCTGATTTGAGGACGATTCTGCAGGACCTCCATCAAAAAGGCTTCCGGCATTATGATCATTTCTTTTACACGACGGATGGGGCGTCGCCGCTTTTTTATAAAGGCGGCATGACGAATGAATTAATCAAAATCGCTCTGGAGGAAGGAGTTCCGGCGATTGACGCTTACAATATGGCGTCCTTTAATATCGCGAAGTATTATCAGATGGACGACTTTCTCGGTGTAGTCGGCCCGGGACGGCTTGCCTCATTGAACATTCTTGATGACCCTATGAATCCGGACCCGGTTACGGTGATATCCAAAGGCATCCTGCTGAGAGAAGACGGCCGAAATATGAAGGCGTTTACAGAAACGGATTGGAAAAAGGGCGGTCTTGTCCCTCTTGAGCTTTCATATGATATGAAGATGGATGATTTACAGTTTTCAATGCCGATGGGTGTGAAAATGCGCAACGCGGTCATTATGGAGCCGTATATGATTGCGATTGATAATTCTGTTGACCAGCTTTCTTTTGATCATGATGAAAGCTATCTCACGCTTCTCGATAAGCATGGAAAATGGCGGGTCAATACAATGCTGAAAGGTTTTGCCGAGCGGGTGCAGGGCTTTGTCAGTTCCTACACGACAACCGGAGATATTATCGCTGTCGGAAAAAATAAGGAAGATATCCTGCTCGCCTTCTCACGGATGAAAGAAATCGGCGGGGGAATCGTGCTTGCCGAAAACGGGAAAATTCTTCATGAAATTCCCCTCGCCTTAAATGGTTCCGCATCTGCGGAGAATTATGAAGAGGTGCTTGAGAAAGAACAAAAACTGAGGATTCTGCTGGAGGAGCGGGGCTACCGATTCTGCGATCCGATCTATACGCTGCTCTTTTTGCAGAGCACACACCTGCCTTATATTCGCATTACGCCGAGAGGAATATTCGACGTGATGAAAAAAACTGTACTCTTTCCATCGATAATGCGTTAA